The Faecalibacter sp. LW9 genome has a segment encoding these proteins:
- the rpsC gene encoding 30S ribosomal protein S3 yields MGQKTNPIGNRLGIIRGWDSNWYGGNDYGDKIAEDAKIRTYLRARLSKAGVSRIYIDRTLKLVTVTVTTARPGIIIGKGGQEVDKLKEELKKITGKEVQINIFEIKRPELDAILVGDSIARQIENRISYRRAIKMAMTSAMRMNAEGIKVQISGRLNGAEMARSETYKDGRIPLSTFRADIDYHISEAHTTYGRLGIKVWIMKGEVYGKRELSPLVGLQKKQKKSNGKGGERSNNRKR; encoded by the coding sequence ATGGGACAAAAGACTAATCCAATCGGAAATCGTTTAGGAATCATCAGAGGATGGGATTCTAACTGGTACGGTGGAAATGATTACGGTGATAAAATTGCTGAAGATGCGAAAATTCGTACTTACTTAAGAGCTCGTTTATCTAAAGCCGGAGTTTCTCGTATTTACATTGATCGTACTTTAAAATTAGTTACTGTAACTGTAACTACTGCTCGTCCAGGTATCATTATTGGTAAAGGAGGACAAGAGGTTGACAAATTAAAAGAAGAGTTAAAGAAAATTACTGGTAAAGAGGTTCAAATTAACATCTTCGAAATTAAGAGACCAGAATTAGATGCAATCTTAGTAGGTGATAGTATCGCTCGTCAAATTGAGAATCGTATTTCTTACCGTCGTGCTATTAAAATGGCTATGACTTCTGCGATGAGAATGAATGCTGAAGGAATCAAAGTTCAAATCTCTGGACGTTTAAACGGAGCTGAAATGGCACGTTCTGAAACTTACAAAGATGGACGTATTCCATTATCAACATTCCGTGCGGATATTGATTACCACATTTCAGAGGCTCACACAACTTACGGTCGTTTAGGGATCAAAGTGTGGATCATGAAAGGTGAGGTATATGGTAAGAGAGAATTATCTCCATTAGTTGGATTACAAAAGAAACAAAAGAAATCTAACGGAAAAGGAGGTGAAAGATCTAATAATAGAAAGCGATAA
- the rplP gene encoding 50S ribosomal protein L16 translates to MLSPRRVKFRKTQKGKMKGVSHRGTQLAYGTFGIKSLDEAFITARQIEAARIAATRFMKREGQLWIKIFPDKPITKKPAEVRMGKGKGAPEYWVAPVQPGRILFEVGGVPLEVATEALRLAAQKLPVKTKFIVARDFQN, encoded by the coding sequence ATGTTATCACCGAGAAGAGTAAAGTTTAGAAAAACCCAAAAAGGTAAGATGAAAGGTGTTTCTCACAGAGGAACTCAATTAGCTTACGGGACTTTCGGGATCAAATCTTTAGACGAAGCGTTTATTACAGCTCGTCAAATCGAGGCAGCTCGTATTGCTGCAACTCGTTTCATGAAGAGAGAAGGTCAATTATGGATTAAAATATTTCCAGATAAACCAATCACTAAGAAGCCAGCAGAGGTACGTATGGGTAAAGGTAAAGGTGCTCCAGAATATTGGGTAGCCCCAGTACAACCAGGACGTATTTTATTCGAAGTGGGAGGTGTGCCATTAGAGGTTGCTACTGAAGCATTGCGTTTAGCTGCTCAGAAATTACCTGTTAAAACTAAGTTTATCGTTGCACGTGATTTCCAAAATTAA
- the rpmC gene encoding 50S ribosomal protein L29 has product MKAADIRNLSVEEIKAKLAEEKANYDSLKLTNAVSPVGNPIGIRDLRRTIARLNTVLNEKQS; this is encoded by the coding sequence ATGAAAGCAGCAGATATCAGAAATCTAAGCGTAGAGGAGATCAAAGCTAAATTAGCTGAAGAAAAAGCAAACTACGATTCGTTAAAATTAACAAACGCAGTTTCTCCTGTAGGAAATCCAATCGGTATTAGAGACTTACGCAGAACAATTGCTCGTCTTAATACTGTATTAAACGAAAAACAATCATAA
- the rpsQ gene encoding 30S ribosomal protein S17, with protein MERNLRKERIGLVTSNKMDKTIVVSETKKQKHPFYGKFVLKTKKYTAHDEANECNEGDTVRIMETRPLSKNKRWRLVEIIERAK; from the coding sequence ATGGAAAGAAATTTAAGAAAAGAAAGAATTGGTTTAGTTACTTCAAACAAAATGGATAAAACCATTGTTGTATCTGAAACTAAAAAGCAAAAACACCCATTCTATGGGAAATTCGTTTTAAAAACGAAGAAATATACAGCGCACGACGAAGCTAACGAGTGTAACGAAGGTGACACTGTGCGTATCATGGAAACTCGTCCTTTGTCTAAAAACAAAAGATGGAGATTAGTAGAAATTATTGAAAGAGCTAAATAA
- the rplN gene encoding 50S ribosomal protein L14 — translation MLQQESRLKVADNTGAREALVIRVLGGTKRRYASVGDKIVVAIKDATPNGNVKKGAVSKAVVVRTKKEVRRKDGSYIRFDDNACVLLNTQGEMRGTRVFGPVARELRDKEYMKIVSLAPEVL, via the coding sequence ATGTTACAACAAGAATCTAGATTAAAAGTTGCAGATAACACAGGAGCTCGCGAAGCATTAGTAATCCGCGTTTTAGGTGGTACTAAAAGAAGATATGCATCAGTTGGTGATAAAATCGTCGTTGCTATTAAAGATGCAACTCCAAACGGAAACGTTAAAAAAGGTGCTGTATCTAAAGCTGTTGTAGTTAGAACTAAGAAAGAAGTTCGTAGAAAAGACGGTTCATATATCCGTTTTGACGATAATGCTTGTGTATTATTAAATACTCAAGGTGAGATGCGTGGTACTCGTGTATTCGGACCAGTAGCTCGTGAATTACGTGACAAAGAATATATGAAAATTGTTTCATTAGCCCCAGAGGTATTATAA
- the rplX gene encoding 50S ribosomal protein L24, producing MAKLKIKKGDNVVVLSGSSKGQTGTVLRVFPDKAKAIVEGVNIAKKRVKPSAQNPQGGVVEKEAPIYLCKLALVDPETGKATKVAIKVEGDKKVRIAKKSGKAI from the coding sequence ATGGCAAAGTTAAAAATTAAAAAAGGAGACAACGTAGTTGTTTTATCAGGTTCTTCAAAAGGACAAACTGGTACAGTATTACGCGTATTCCCTGACAAAGCTAAAGCTATCGTTGAAGGGGTTAATATCGCAAAAAAACGTGTAAAGCCAAGCGCACAGAATCCACAAGGAGGTGTTGTAGAAAAGGAAGCTCCAATCTATTTATGCAAATTGGCTTTAGTTGATCCTGAAACTGGAAAAGCAACTAAAGTTGCAATCAAAGTTGAGGGTGATAAAAAAGTAAGAATTGCTAAAAAATCAGGAAAAGCTATCTAA
- the rplE gene encoding 50S ribosomal protein L5: MSTTKFTPRPQVKYKEEIVSALMEEFGYKSIMQVPKLEKIVLSQGLGAATADKKIVDYAIEELELITGQKAVATISKKDEAAFKLRKGMPIGAKVTLRGEKMYEFLDRFVTASLPRVRDFNGISATGFDGRGNYNLGIKEQIIFPEISIDKIKKIQGLDVTFVTSANTDKEAKSLLTKFGLPFTKEK, from the coding sequence ATGAGTACAACTAAATTCACACCTCGTCCGCAGGTTAAATATAAAGAAGAGATTGTATCTGCTCTAATGGAAGAGTTCGGATATAAATCAATTATGCAAGTTCCTAAATTAGAGAAAATCGTTTTATCTCAAGGTTTAGGAGCTGCAACAGCAGACAAAAAAATTGTTGATTACGCTATCGAAGAGTTAGAGTTAATCACAGGTCAAAAAGCAGTTGCTACTATCTCTAAGAAAGATGAGGCAGCTTTCAAATTACGTAAAGGAATGCCAATTGGTGCTAAAGTTACTTTACGTGGTGAGAAAATGTACGAATTCTTAGATCGTTTCGTAACTGCATCTTTACCTCGTGTACGTGATTTCAACGGTATCTCAGCTACAGGATTTGACGGTAGAGGTAACTACAACTTAGGTATCAAAGAGCAAATTATCTTCCCAGAGATTTCTATTGATAAAATCAAAAAAATCCAAGGTTTAGATGTTACTTTTGTTACTTCTGCTAACACAGATAAGGAAGCAAAATCTTTATTAACTAAGTTTGGTTTACCATTCACTAAAGAAAAATAA
- the rpsN gene encoding 30S ribosomal protein S14: MAKESMKARERKREALVAKYAAKRQALLEAGDYEALQKLPKNASPVRLHNRCKLTGRPRGYMRTFGISRVTFREMANEGLIPGVKKASW, encoded by the coding sequence ATGGCTAAAGAATCAATGAAAGCGCGTGAGCGCAAAAGAGAAGCATTAGTTGCTAAGTATGCTGCTAAACGTCAAGCTTTATTAGAAGCTGGTGATTACGAAGCATTACAAAAATTACCTAAAAACGCTTCTCCTGTTCGTTTACACAACCGTTGTAAATTAACAGGTCGTCCAAGAGGATACATGAGAACTTTCGGGATCTCTCGTGTAACTTTCCGTGAGATGGCTAACGAAGGGTTAATCCCAGGTGTTAAGAAAGCTTCTTGGTAA
- the rpsH gene encoding 30S ribosomal protein S8, producing MYTDPISDFLTRVRNAQMAGHKVVEIPASKIKKEITKILFEQGYILNYKFEGQDQPQGTIKIALKYDKVTKEAAIRKIKRASTPGLRQYAGAKELPRVLNGLGIAIVSTSKGVMTDKQARQENVGGEVLCFVY from the coding sequence ATGTATACAGATCCAATTTCAGATTTTCTAACGCGTGTTAGAAATGCTCAGATGGCGGGACACAAAGTTGTGGAAATCCCAGCATCTAAAATTAAAAAAGAGATCACTAAGATCTTATTTGAACAAGGTTATATCTTAAACTACAAATTCGAAGGTCAAGATCAACCTCAAGGTACAATCAAAATCGCTTTAAAGTACGACAAAGTAACTAAAGAAGCTGCTATCCGTAAAATCAAAAGAGCTTCGACTCCAGGTTTACGTCAATACGCAGGTGCTAAAGAATTACCACGCGTTTTAAACGGTTTAGGTATCGCTATCGTTTCTACTTCTAAAGGAGTAATGACTGATAAACAAGCTCGTCAAGAGAATGTAGGTGGTGAGGTATTATGTTTTGTTTACTAA
- the rplF gene encoding 50S ribosomal protein L6: protein MSRIGKATINIPAAATVEFANNVVTVKGNNITMTQEVKPGFEVKIEDGVLSVVRPDDSKENRALHGLYRALINNMIIGVTEGFKKQLELVGVGYRASNQGQKLDMSLGFSHNVVMEIPAEVKVETFTEKGKNPIITLSSHDNQLLGMIVAKIRGFRKPEPYKGKGIKFVGEIIRRKAGKSA, encoded by the coding sequence ATGTCAAGAATAGGAAAAGCAACAATAAATATCCCTGCAGCAGCTACAGTAGAATTCGCTAACAATGTTGTAACTGTAAAAGGTAACAACATCACGATGACTCAAGAAGTTAAACCAGGTTTCGAAGTTAAAATCGAAGACGGTGTATTATCAGTAGTTCGTCCAGATGATTCTAAAGAAAACAGAGCATTACACGGATTATACCGTGCGTTAATCAATAACATGATTATCGGTGTTACTGAAGGATTCAAAAAACAATTAGAATTAGTAGGGGTAGGGTATAGAGCATCAAACCAAGGACAAAAATTAGATATGTCTTTAGGTTTCTCTCACAACGTAGTTATGGAAATTCCTGCTGAAGTAAAAGTTGAAACTTTTACTGAAAAAGGTAAAAACCCAATCATTACTTTATCTTCTCACGACAACCAATTATTAGGTATGATCGTAGCTAAAATTAGAGGATTCCGTAAACCAGAACCTTACAAAGGAAAAGGTATTAAGTTCGTAGGAGAAATTATTAGAAGAAAAGCAGGTAAATCTGCATAA
- the rplR gene encoding 50S ribosomal protein L18, whose translation MALSKVEKRQKIKRRVRRNIFGTAEKPRLSVYRSNKEIYAQIIDDNSGVTIVSASSREAGVEGTKSEKSTTVGKALAAKAIAKGIETVVFDRNGFVYHGRIKALAEGAREGGLKF comes from the coding sequence ATGGCATTATCTAAAGTAGAAAAAAGACAAAAAATAAAAAGACGCGTTCGTCGTAATATTTTTGGTACTGCTGAGAAACCTCGTTTATCAGTTTACCGTTCAAATAAAGAAATTTACGCTCAAATTATCGACGATAATTCAGGAGTTACTATCGTATCTGCTTCATCTCGTGAGGCTGGAGTTGAAGGAACTAAATCTGAAAAATCAACGACTGTTGGTAAAGCATTAGCTGCTAAAGCTATCGCTAAAGGAATTGAAACTGTTGTTTTTGACCGTAATGGTTTCGTATATCATGGTAGAATTAAAGCTTTAGCGGAAGGAGCTAGAGAAGGTGGTTTAAAATTCTAA
- the rpsE gene encoding 30S ribosomal protein S5 encodes MLGFKNVERVKPTGLDLKDRLVGVQRVTKVTKGGRAFGFSAIVVVGDGNGVVGYGLGKSKDVASAIAKAIEDAKKNLVRIPLNGNTIPHEQEARFGGAQVFIRPAAKGTGVIAGGTVRAVLESVGLHDVLSKSKGSSNPHNAVKAVFCALLSLRSAETIARQRGISVTKVFNG; translated from the coding sequence ATGTTAGGATTCAAAAACGTAGAAAGAGTAAAACCAACAGGATTAGATTTAAAAGATCGTTTAGTTGGAGTTCAACGTGTTACTAAAGTAACAAAAGGAGGTAGAGCATTCGGTTTCTCTGCTATCGTAGTTGTAGGAGATGGTAATGGTGTAGTAGGTTACGGTTTAGGGAAATCTAAAGATGTAGCTTCTGCTATCGCTAAAGCAATTGAAGATGCTAAGAAAAACTTAGTGCGTATTCCATTAAATGGAAACACAATTCCTCACGAACAAGAAGCTCGTTTCGGTGGTGCGCAAGTATTCATCCGTCCTGCAGCAAAAGGTACTGGGGTAATCGCTGGTGGTACTGTACGTGCAGTATTAGAATCAGTAGGTTTACACGACGTATTATCTAAATCTAAAGGTTCTTCTAACCCTCACAACGCTGTTAAAGCTGTATTCTGCGCTTTATTAAGCTTACGTTCAGCTGAAACAATCGCTCGACAAAGAGGTATTTCTGTAACTAAAGTATTTAACGGTTAA
- the rpmD gene encoding 50S ribosomal protein L30, producing the protein MKVRVKQTRSAINRDKSQKATLVALGLRKLNQVVEHESTPQIEGMIRKVQHLVVVERA; encoded by the coding sequence ATGAAAGTAAGAGTAAAACAAACACGTAGTGCTATCAACCGTGATAAATCTCAAAAAGCAACGTTAGTAGCTTTAGGATTAAGAAAGTTAAATCAAGTTGTTGAGCACGAATCAACTCCTCAAATTGAAGGAATGATCCGTAAAGTGCAACACTTAGTAGTAGTAGAAAGAGCTTAA
- the rplO gene encoding 50S ribosomal protein L15 yields MNLSNLKPAAGSVKNKFRKGRGEGSGNGLTAGRGHKGAKSRSGYSRKIGFEGGQMPLQRRLPKFGFKNINRVEYKGINLDTIQALVDNNKITDTLNKETLVQLGLAHKNDLVKVLGRGELTAAVTITADKFTQSAQEAVEKAGGKVELINAK; encoded by the coding sequence ATGAATTTAAGTAATTTAAAACCAGCTGCTGGTTCAGTAAAAAATAAATTCCGTAAAGGTAGAGGTGAAGGTAGTGGAAACGGTTTAACTGCAGGTCGTGGACACAAAGGTGCTAAATCTCGTTCTGGTTATTCAAGAAAAATCGGATTCGAGGGTGGACAAATGCCTTTACAAAGACGTTTACCAAAATTTGGTTTCAAAAACATCAACCGTGTTGAGTATAAAGGAATCAATTTAGATACTATCCAAGCTTTAGTTGATAACAACAAAATCACGGATACATTAAATAAAGAAACTTTAGTACAGTTAGGATTAGCTCACAAAAACGACTTAGTGAAAGTCTTAGGTCGTGGTGAACTAACTGCTGCTGTTACAATCACTGCTGATAAATTTACTCAATCTGCTCAAGAGGCTGTTGAGAAAGCTGGTGGTAAAGTTGAATTAATTAACGCTAAGTAA
- the secY gene encoding preprotein translocase subunit SecY, producing the protein MKGFIQTVKNIWSIKELKEKLILTFLLILVYRFGSYIPLPGVDINEVNRYVADQASANSGILGLLNSFTGGSFSRASVLALGIMPYISASIVVQLMGLAVPYIQKLQKEGESGRNKVNQITRWLTIGICLVQAPAYLTLVTSQILPYDPASPYAFYLVPPSNFWFWFPSVIILITGTIFSMWMGEKITDKGIGNGISILIMVGILADLPRAILNAFETDASGGIFFLLEMLGLIIVIALCIMIVAAVRRVPVQYVRRAQTSSSSYMRSVTDSVRSYIPLKVNAAGVMPIIFAQAIMFLPGTLASYVLSDDSVIKQFFTKMADPFTLEYNLIFGFLIIIFTYFYTAITIPVNQMAEDLKRNGGIIPGIRPGKETADFLDEILSKITLPGAILLTLLAVLPAVVNLLGVEQNLAMFYGGTSMLIMVGVILDTVQQINTYLLNHRYDGLMSSGRTSSDIA; encoded by the coding sequence ATGAAAGGGTTTATTCAGACCGTAAAAAATATCTGGAGCATTAAAGAATTAAAGGAAAAGTTAATTTTAACTTTTCTTTTAATTTTGGTTTATAGATTCGGATCATATATTCCGCTTCCAGGTGTCGATATTAACGAAGTAAATCGTTATGTTGCAGACCAAGCAAGTGCAAATTCTGGAATTTTAGGATTATTAAACTCTTTTACCGGAGGTTCTTTTAGTAGAGCTTCCGTTTTGGCGTTAGGTATTATGCCATATATCTCTGCTTCAATTGTTGTACAATTAATGGGATTAGCGGTACCTTATATACAAAAACTACAAAAAGAAGGGGAAAGTGGACGTAATAAAGTAAACCAAATTACACGTTGGTTAACGATTGGAATTTGTTTAGTACAGGCACCTGCGTATCTTACTTTAGTAACTTCACAAATTTTACCTTATGATCCTGCATCACCATATGCATTTTATTTAGTTCCACCATCGAACTTTTGGTTTTGGTTTCCTTCAGTAATCATATTAATTACAGGAACAATCTTTTCGATGTGGATGGGAGAAAAAATTACAGACAAGGGAATCGGTAATGGTATTTCAATCTTAATTATGGTTGGTATCTTAGCAGATTTACCTCGTGCAATCTTAAATGCATTTGAAACTGATGCTTCAGGAGGAATCTTCTTCTTGTTAGAAATGTTAGGATTAATTATCGTAATTGCATTATGTATTATGATTGTTGCAGCAGTACGTCGTGTACCTGTACAATACGTTAGAAGAGCGCAAACTTCAAGTAGCTCATATATGAGATCGGTTACAGATTCTGTACGTTCTTATATTCCTTTAAAGGTGAATGCTGCTGGAGTTATGCCAATTATCTTTGCACAAGCAATTATGTTTTTACCAGGAACGCTTGCAAGTTATGTTTTATCAGACGATAGTGTGATTAAACAATTCTTTACAAAGATGGCAGATCCTTTTACTTTAGAGTATAATTTAATTTTTGGATTCTTAATTATTATCTTTACTTATTTCTATACTGCGATTACAATTCCAGTAAATCAAATGGCTGAAGATTTAAAAAGAAACGGAGGAATTATTCCAGGAATCCGCCCAGGAAAAGAAACTGCAGATTTTTTAGATGAAATTTTATCAAAAATTACGTTACCTGGAGCAATTTTATTAACTTTGCTTGCTGTTTTACCAGCGGTTGTCAATTTATTAGGAGTTGAACAAAATTTAGCTATGTTCTACGGAGGTACATCAATGTTAATTATGGTTGGTGTAATTCTTGATACAGTACAGCAAATCAACACTTATTTATTAAATCACCGTTATGATGGATTAATGTCGTCAGGAAGAACATCAAGTGATATAGCTTAA
- the infA gene encoding translation initiation factor IF-1 has product MAKTKHIEQDGTITEALSNAMFRVELENGHVVTCNISGKMRMHYIKLLPGDKVKIEMSPYDLSKGRISYRY; this is encoded by the coding sequence ATGGCTAAAACAAAACATATTGAACAAGACGGAACAATTACAGAAGCATTATCAAATGCCATGTTCCGTGTTGAATTAGAAAATGGACATGTCGTGACATGTAACATTTCTGGTAAGATGCGTATGCACTATATTAAATTATTACCAGGTGACAAAGTAAAAATTGAAATGTCTCCATATGATTTAAGTAAAGGGCGTATTTCATATCGTTACTAA
- the ykgO gene encoding type B 50S ribosomal protein L36, with amino-acid sequence MKIRASIKKRSADCKIVRRKGRLYVINKKNPKFKQRQG; translated from the coding sequence ATGAAAATTAGAGCATCCATTAAAAAGAGAAGCGCTGACTGTAAAATTGTGCGTCGTAAAGGACGTTTGTATGTGATCAACAAAAAGAATCCTAAGTTTAAACAAAGACAAGGTTAA
- the rpsM gene encoding 30S ribosomal protein S13, protein MARISGVDLPKNKRGVIGLTYIYGIGRSTASKILAENNISEDTKVSDWSDEEINAIRASINDNFKVEGELRSEIQLNIKRLMDIGCQRGIRHRLGLPLRGQRTKNNSRTRKGKKKTVANKKKATK, encoded by the coding sequence ATGGCAAGAATTTCAGGTGTAGATTTACCTAAAAACAAAAGAGGGGTAATCGGACTTACATACATTTACGGTATCGGTAGAAGTACAGCTTCTAAAATCTTAGCTGAGAACAACATCTCAGAAGATACAAAAGTTAGCGATTGGTCGGATGAAGAGATCAATGCAATCCGTGCGTCAATCAACGACAACTTTAAAGTTGAAGGAGAATTACGTTCAGAAATCCAATTAAACATTAAACGTTTAATGGATATCGGATGTCAGAGAGGTATTCGTCACAGATTAGGTTTACCATTACGTGGTCAAAGAACTAAAAACAACTCACGTACTAGAAAAGGTAAAAAGAAAACAGTTGCTAACAAGAAAAAAGCCACTAAATAA
- the rpsK gene encoding 30S ribosomal protein S11, with the protein MAKNQKVVKKRKVVIEATGQAHIQASFNNVIVTLTNKNGEVISWSSAGKMGFRGSKKNTPYAAQVAAQDATSVAYEAGLRRVKVFVKGPGQGRESAIRTIHNGGIEVSEIIDVTPLPHNGCRPPKKRRV; encoded by the coding sequence ATGGCAAAAAATCAAAAAGTAGTTAAGAAAAGAAAAGTAGTTATTGAAGCTACTGGACAAGCTCATATTCAAGCATCGTTTAACAACGTTATCGTTACTTTAACGAACAAAAACGGTGAAGTTATTTCTTGGTCTTCAGCAGGTAAAATGGGATTCCGTGGTTCTAAAAAGAACACTCCTTACGCTGCTCAAGTTGCTGCTCAAGATGCGACTTCAGTTGCTTACGAAGCTGGATTAAGAAGAGTAAAAGTATTTGTTAAAGGACCAGGTCAAGGTCGTGAGTCTGCTATTAGAACTATTCACAACGGAGGGATTGAAGTTTCTGAAATCATCGACGTAACTCCATTACCACACAATGGATGTCGTCCTCCTAAAAAGAGAAGAGTATAA
- the rpsD gene encoding 30S ribosomal protein S4, whose translation MARYTGPKTKIARKFGQPIFGDDKSFEKKKYAPGQHGPNKRRAKKSEYAIQLAEKQKAKYTYGILERQFSNLYKKANASKGITGEVLLQLCESRLDNVVYRLGIANSRAFARQLVSHKHVTVNGEVVNIPSYQLKAGDVIAVREKSKSLAPIANSLHARKEYDWLVWNDEQLSGTFTKAPERVQIPEEIKEQLIVELYSK comes from the coding sequence ATGGCAAGATATACAGGACCAAAAACTAAAATCGCTAGAAAATTTGGACAACCAATTTTCGGTGATGACAAATCTTTTGAGAAAAAGAAATATGCTCCAGGGCAACACGGGCCTAACAAAAGAAGAGCTAAAAAATCTGAGTATGCTATCCAATTAGCAGAAAAGCAAAAAGCTAAATATACATACGGAATTTTAGAGCGTCAATTCTCTAATTTATACAAAAAAGCAAATGCTTCTAAAGGAATTACTGGTGAAGTATTATTACAATTATGTGAGTCTCGTTTAGATAACGTTGTTTACCGTTTAGGTATTGCTAATTCTCGTGCTTTTGCTCGTCAGTTAGTTTCTCACAAACACGTAACTGTTAACGGAGAAGTAGTTAACATCCCTTCTTACCAATTAAAAGCTGGTGATGTTATTGCTGTAAGAGAAAAATCAAAATCTTTAGCTCCTATCGCAAACTCATTACACGCACGTAAAGAATACGATTGGTTAGTTTGGAATGATGAGCAATTATCAGGAACTTTCACTAAAGCTCCAGAAAGAGTTCAAATCCCAGAAGAGATTAAAGAGCAATTAATCGTCGAGTTATATTCTAAATAA
- a CDS encoding DNA-directed RNA polymerase subunit alpha has product MTILNFIKPDKVILVESDSNFGQFEFRPLEPGYGITVGNALRRVLLSSLEGFAITSIKIEGVEHEFSTIPGVVEDVTEIILNLKKVRFKKQIDESDAETVTATISGQDQLTAGDLGKFISGFQVLNPELVIANLDSKVNLTITFTIEKGRGYVPAEENKKASAPIGTIAIDSIYTPIKNVKYAIENYRVEQKTDYEKLVFEITTDGSITPQDALTEAAKILIHHFMLFSDERITLEAEEVASGETYDEEALHMRQLLKTKLVDMDLSVRALNCLKAAEVETLGELVSFAKSDLMKFRNFGKKSLTELEELVDSKGLNFGMDIVKYKLDVE; this is encoded by the coding sequence ATGACTATTTTAAATTTCATCAAACCTGACAAGGTAATCTTAGTTGAATCTGATTCTAACTTTGGACAATTCGAATTCCGTCCATTAGAGCCAGGATACGGGATTACTGTTGGAAATGCTCTTCGTAGAGTATTACTTTCTTCATTAGAAGGTTTCGCAATTACTTCAATCAAAATTGAAGGTGTAGAGCACGAATTTTCAACAATTCCAGGGGTAGTGGAAGATGTTACAGAGATCATTTTAAATCTGAAAAAGGTTCGTTTTAAGAAACAAATTGATGAATCAGATGCTGAAACTGTAACTGCTACTATCTCAGGGCAAGATCAATTAACAGCAGGTGATTTAGGTAAGTTTATTTCTGGATTCCAAGTTTTAAACCCTGAATTAGTAATCGCTAACTTAGATTCAAAAGTGAATTTGACAATCACTTTCACAATTGAGAAAGGTAGAGGATACGTACCAGCTGAAGAGAATAAAAAGGCTTCTGCGCCAATTGGTACTATAGCAATTGATTCAATTTACACTCCGATAAAGAATGTAAAATACGCAATTGAAAACTATCGTGTAGAACAAAAAACTGATTATGAAAAATTAGTTTTTGAAATTACTACTGATGGTTCTATAACTCCACAAGATGCTTTAACAGAAGCAGCTAAAATCTTAATTCACCACTTTATGTTATTCTCTGATGAAAGAATCACTCTTGAAGCAGAAGAAGTAGCATCTGGTGAAACATACGATGAGGAAGCTTTACATATGCGCCAATTGTTAAAAACTAAATTGGTTGATATGGACTTATCAGTTAGAGCATTAAATTGTTTAAAAGCAGCTGAAGTTGAAACTTTAGGCGAATTAGTTTCTTTCGCTAAGTCTGACTTAATGAAATTCAGAAACTTTGGTAAGAAATCACTTACTGAATTAGAAGAATTGGTGGATAGCAAAGGGTTAAACTTTGGTATGGACATCGTAAAATATAAGTTAGACGTAGAATAA